In one Methylocaldum szegediense genomic region, the following are encoded:
- a CDS encoding DegQ family serine endoprotease, which translates to MALALCFFLMGLSSQGVFAQLPDFTGLVERNSAAVVNISTSQKVNATEPQLPDGIEIPEGTPFDDFFRRFFGEGGGGQPSEVKSLGSGFIVSEDGYVLTNHHVVKDADEIVVRLQDRRELVAKVVGSDKRSDIALLKIDANHLPVVKMGSADKLKVGEWVLAIGSPFGFDHSVTAGIVSAKGRSLPSDNYVPFIQTDVAINPGNSGGPLFNLDGEVVGVNSQIYSRTGGFMGLSFAIPIEVAMQVVEQLKTQGRVSRGWLGVQVQDVTRELAESFGMKKPQGALVSRVLEKSPAEAAGIQVGDVIIEFNGQEVNDSPSLPPMVGMAKVGETATIKVIRHGSTRELKVKIGSLPEDEGTMLGSEEAPGARTFDRLGLSVSNLTAEQREQMEIPRHGVLVQAVNPGPAYDAGIRRGDVILRIQDQVIKDVNHFNEVVKSLPKGKSIAVLVQRRGGSSFLALKLKD; encoded by the coding sequence ATGGCCCTCGCGCTTTGTTTTTTTCTTATGGGGCTTTCGTCTCAGGGAGTTTTTGCTCAGCTTCCCGACTTCACCGGCTTAGTGGAAAGGAACAGCGCCGCGGTAGTAAACATCAGCACTTCGCAGAAGGTGAACGCTACCGAGCCGCAATTACCGGACGGAATCGAAATACCGGAAGGAACGCCGTTTGACGATTTCTTTCGACGGTTCTTTGGGGAAGGTGGTGGAGGCCAGCCCAGCGAAGTGAAATCATTGGGATCCGGCTTCATCGTCTCGGAAGACGGTTATGTCTTGACCAATCACCATGTCGTCAAGGATGCTGACGAGATCGTCGTGCGTCTTCAGGATCGGCGGGAATTGGTTGCGAAAGTAGTCGGATCTGACAAGCGCAGCGATATTGCATTATTGAAAATAGACGCCAACCATTTGCCGGTCGTGAAAATGGGCTCGGCAGATAAATTGAAGGTGGGCGAATGGGTGCTGGCCATCGGCTCGCCTTTCGGTTTCGATCATTCGGTGACGGCGGGGATCGTCAGTGCGAAAGGTCGGAGTCTACCAAGTGACAACTATGTGCCGTTCATCCAGACTGACGTGGCGATCAATCCAGGTAATTCTGGGGGACCTCTGTTCAATCTGGACGGCGAGGTTGTCGGGGTAAACTCACAGATTTATAGCCGCACTGGCGGCTTTATGGGTTTGTCGTTCGCGATTCCGATCGAAGTCGCCATGCAAGTGGTCGAGCAATTGAAAACGCAGGGTCGTGTGTCGCGCGGTTGGCTGGGTGTACAGGTCCAGGATGTCACGCGTGAGCTGGCGGAATCATTCGGAATGAAGAAGCCACAGGGCGCACTGGTTTCAAGAGTTTTGGAAAAGAGTCCTGCCGAGGCCGCCGGCATACAAGTGGGCGACGTCATCATCGAATTCAATGGGCAGGAAGTTAACGATTCGCCATCCCTGCCTCCAATGGTGGGTATGGCGAAGGTAGGGGAGACCGCAACCATCAAGGTCATTCGTCACGGCTCAACCCGCGAGTTGAAGGTCAAGATTGGCTCGTTGCCGGAAGATGAAGGGACAATGCTGGGGTCTGAAGAGGCTCCGGGAGCTCGAACCTTCGACCGTTTGGGGCTTAGCGTGTCCAATTTGACGGCTGAGCAGCGAGAGCAGATGGAAATTCCGCGTCATGGTGTGCTGGTGCAGGCAGTCAATCCTGGTCCGGCATACGATGCGGGTATACGTCGCGGTGACGTGATTCTTCGGATTCAGGATCAAGTCATCAAAGACGTGAACCATTTCAACGAAGTGGTAAAGAGCTTGCCTAAAGGCAAATCGATAGCGGTATTGGTGCAGCGGCGCGGTGGGTCGTCGTTCCTGGCCTTGAAACTCAAGGATTGA